The Methanobacterium sp. sequence ATGAACGTTAAAAACGTAAAAACTTATCTTCAAAGTGGAAATGTCATTTTTGACCAAATTCCAGTAACATCAAAGAAATCAGGGAAAATATTGAGAAAATGATAGGTCAAACCTTTGGATTCTCTGTAAATGTAATTATCAGAACTGAAAATGAACTTGAAGATATTATTAAGAGTAATCCGTTTATTAAAGAAGATGATGTTGAAATTGATAAGCTGCATGTGACATTTTTGCAAGATATACCTGATAAAAAAGTTGTTTTGGATTTAGGCATAAATAAAGGTTAAAATGAAAAATTTGAAATTAATGGTAGGGAAATTTATCTTTACTTGCCAGATGGATATACTAAAACTAAATTAACAAACAATATGTTTGAAAAAAAGTTAAAAACTATAGCAACTACCAGAAACTGGAAAACAACGAATAAATTAATGGATTTAGTTAAATTGGAATAAATT is a genomic window containing:
- a CDS encoding DUF1697 domain-containing protein — its product is MKYIALLRGINIGSKRIKMADLIKSLESMNVKNVKTYLQSGNVIFDQIPVTSKKSGKILRK
- a CDS encoding DUF1697 domain-containing protein, whose product is MIGQTFGFSVNVIIRTENELEDIIKSNPFIKEDDVEIDKLHVTFLQDIPDKKVVLDLGINKG